One genomic region from Mauremys reevesii isolate NIE-2019 linkage group 7, ASM1616193v1, whole genome shotgun sequence encodes:
- the INTS5 gene encoding integrator complex subunit 5, with protein MSALCDPPGAAPPGPPQNPAHGAHPPLSSQELAQEIKAFLSGVDPVHGNKLTIKEHARCAILLLRSLPPARSAVLDHLRNVFDEYVCTYLLELESSEAGLGARRTQGPNLDDVVQEIQNVLSEFVRMNPKAWAPVVSAWSIDLMGQLSSKYAGRHGVPHASSLNELLQLWMSCKATRTLMDIYTQCLSSMISTCPDACVDALLDTSVQHSPHFDWVVAHIGSSFPNTIISRVLSCGLKDFCVHGAAPVDLLFPTAADKRVPKIASVVGILGHLASRHSDSIKQELLRMFHESLGPVRDQQQKATVPFLLQLAVMSPMLLGTISSELVDSLKPSVLSQLHQHFAALPREDLENMVSIVVHLICQTSAGAYRILQFLVNTAMPASVITTPGLAVHDSVREACDRIIQLLLLNLQKLVYNRGSASLGDAPPRAVPFLDELKGHVRELCVETLRLERKRFLWQHQLLGLLSVYCTPSCATDALFYLLTLARSQEELGLATQLYAVLSSCMSDLLPATVKKCVCQIHTGGLSEQHMVQLFHNLALIVQWEGEGPASMSAQLGTVLSLHLYDLGQLLLHRNPEVAEAASLLLSVCPLPRAIRPAHLLVIIRSAVHQFFLVLHRQCPTGISYSTRLLSRLSGASPAAMKAILQQLVEGALHPGNAELFGGLAKPPAGDDASLEGTRISLLDINRRFTTAVNFSGSVWSVFHAGVIGHGLKPPQPARQQEPEEIVHNVQNFLSLLLRCCRGGRYGAPEPLAHTAAVNPEAAKAVAVVLVESICPDVTNSELGWPPEEHTRSTVERDIQICRHFRDNPLLFQLLRLVAAGPPALCYCSVLLRGLLATLMAHWEASRHGDTTSSPWHLHASCALVACMAEGSLLPPVLGNMHEIFHQLAPFEVHLLLLSVWDYMRDNSPLPQKFTFQADKGLFFRDFSRDCDVGKYLCVLHSVLHKNIDRLGLLSGRFQT; from the exons ATGTCAGCGCTGTGCGACCCCCCGGGGGCGGCGCCGCCAGGGCCGCCCCAGAACCCGGCCCACGGGGCCCACCCGCCGCTCAG TTCCCAGGAGCTGGCCCAGGAGATCAAAGCCTTCCTGAGCGGTGTGGACCCTGTGCATGGTAACAAATTGACCATCAAGGAACATGCCCGCTGTGCCATCCTGCTGCTGCGCAGCCTGCCCCCTGCGCGCAGTGCCGTGCTGGACCATCTGCGCAATGTCTTTGATGAGTATGTCTGCACCTACCTGTTGGAGCTGGAGAGCAGTGAGGCGGGGCTGGGTGCCAGGCGGACTCAGGGGCCCAACCTGGATGACGTTGTGCAGGAGATCCAGAATGTGCTGTCTGAGTTTGTCCGCATGAACCCCAAGGCCTGGGCACCTGTGGTCTCAGCCTGGTCCATAGACCTGATGGGGCAGCTGAGCAGCAAGTATGCAGGGCGGCACGGTGTGCCCCACGCCTCCAGCCTCAatgagctgctgcagctgtggaTGTCATGTAAGGCCACTCGGACGCTGATGGACATCTACACCCAGTGCCTGTCCTCCATGATCAGTACCTGCCCTGATGCCTGTGTGGATGCCCTGCTGGATACCTCAGTGCAGCATTCTCCACACTTCGACTGGGTGGTGGCTCACATTGGCTCCTCTTTCCCCAACACCATCATCAGCCGTGTCCTCTCCTGCGGCCTCAAAGACTTCTGCGTCCACGGGGCAGCCCCTGTTGACCTGCTCTTCCCCACTGCTGCTGACAAGCGAGTGCCCAAGATTGCCTCGGTAGTGGGCATCCTGGGCCACCTGGCCTCACGCCACTCAGACAGCATCAAGCAGGAGCTGCTGAGGATGTTCCACGAGAGCCTGGGTCCTGTGCGTGACCAGCAGCAGAAAGCTACAGTGCCCTTCCTGCTGCAGCTGGCCGTCATGTCGCCCATGCTGCTGGGGACCATCTCCTCTGAACTGGTGGACTCCCTCAAGCCGAGCGTGCTGagccagctgcaccagcactTCGCTGCACTGCCCCGCGAGGATCTGGAGAACATGGTGAGCATAGTAGTGCATCTCATCTGCCAGACGTCAGCAGGAGCCTACCGTATCCTGCAGTTCCTGGTCAACACGGCCATGCCAGCCTCGGTCATCACCACGCCAGGGCTGGCTGTCCATGACAGCGTGCGTGAGGCCTGTGACCGCATCatccagctgttgctgctcaacCTGCAGAAGCTGGTGTACAACCGGGGCTCAGCAAGCCTGGGGgacgccccgccccgggctgtgccctTCCTGGATGAGCTGAAGGGCCACGTGCGGGAGCTGTGTGTGGAGACGCTGCGGCTAGAGCGCAAGCGCTTCCTGTGgcagcaccagctgctggggCTCCTCTCAGTCTACTGCACCCCCAGCTGCGCCACAGATGCCCTTTTCTACCTGCTCACACTGGCCCGGAGCCAGGAGGAACTGGGCCTGGCCACGCAGCTCTACGCTGTGCTGAGCTCCTGCATGAGCGACCTGCTGCCAGCCACTGTCAAGAAGTGCGTGTGCCAGATCCACACAGGGGGGCTGTCGGAGCAGCACATGGTGCAGCTGTTCCACAACCTGGCCCTGATTGtgcagtgggagggagagggCCCTGCCTCCATGAGCGCCCAGCTAGGGACTGTCCTCTCTCTGCACCTCTACGACCtcgggcagctgctgctgcatcgCAATCCTGAAGTGGCTgaggctgcctccctgctgctctcCGTCTGTCCCTTGCCCCGGGCCATCCGGCCGGCTCACTTGCTTGTCATCATCCGTTCAGCTGTGCACCAATTCTTCCTAGTGCTGCACCGCCAGTGCCCCACGGGCATCAGCTATAGCACCCGGCTGCTCTCCCGTCTTAGTGGGGCCTCTCCAGCTGCCATGAAGGCCATCCTGcagcagctggtggagggagCCCTGCACCCAGGGAATGCTGAGCTCTTCGGAGGCCTGGCCAAGCCGCCTGCTGGGGATGACGCCAGCCTGGAAGGCACCAGGATCTCCCTGTTGGACATCAACCGGCGCTTCACGACTGCCGTCAACTTCTCTGGCAGTGTGTGGTCAGTATTCCATGCCGGGGTGATTGGGCATGGGCTGAAGCCACCCCAGCCCGCCCGGCAGCAGGAGCCTGAGGAGATTGTGCACAATGTCCAGAACTTTCTGAGCctgctgctgcgctgctgccGGGGCGGGCGCTACGGTGCGCCTGAACCCCTGGCCCACACAGCGGCTGTCAACCCCGAGGCAGCCAAGGCAGTGGCTGTGGTGCTGGTGGAGAGCATCTGCCCCGACGTCACCAACAGCGAGCTGGGCTGGCCGCCCGAGGAGCACACCCGCAGCACGGTGGAGCGCGACATCCAGATCTGCCGGCATTTCCGTGACAACCCGCTGCTCTTCCAGCTGCTGCGGCTGGTGGCAGctggccccccagccctgtgctacTGCTCCGTGCTGTTGCGTGGCCTGCTAGCCACCCTCATGGCCCACTGGGAGGCCTCACGTCACGGTGACACCACCAGCTCACCGTGGCACCTGCATGCCTCCTGCGCCCTGGTGGCCTGCATGGCCGAGGGCTCCCTGCTGCCGCCAGTGCTTGGCAACATGCATGAGATCTTCCATCAGCTGGCGCCCTTCGAGGtgcatctgctgctgctgagcgTCTGGGACTACATGCGGGAcaacagccccctgccccagaagtTCACCTTCCAGGCCGATAAGGGGCTTTTCTTCCGCGACTTCTCCCGTGACTGTGATGTTGGGAAGTATCTCTGCGTGCTGCACAGTGTGCTGCACAAGAATATCGACCGCCTGGGGCTGCTGTCAGGGCGCTTCCAGACCTAG
- the C7H11orf98 gene encoding LOW QUALITY PROTEIN: uncharacterized protein C11orf98 homolog (The sequence of the model RefSeq protein was modified relative to this genomic sequence to represent the inferred CDS: deleted 1 base in 1 codon), which translates to MNRKTSVMITSRGVTFQDPEVLSSGPRDQAHELKKNLFKRRRVLSKEKRRKHQITGAVVDKGLITIHHLKKRASSSRANITLSGKKRRKLMKQIRHAAKEKATMQVEAVNLAQTKKITGSGMRKKPAASQDVEMKEAEAGPGLDS; encoded by the exons ATGAACCGGAAGACAAGTGTGATGATCACATCACGGGGTGTAACCTTCCAGGACCCGGAAGTGCTTTCGTCG GGACCGCGAGACCAGGCCCAC gagctGAAGAAAAACCTCTTCAAAAGACGCCGGGTTTTAAGCAAAGAGAAAAGAAGGAAGCATCAGATCACAGGAGCTGTGGTGGACAAGGGGCTGATCACCATCCACCACCTGAAGAAGCGTGC TTCCAGCTCGCGAGCCAACATCACCCTCTCAGGGAAGAAGCGAAGGAAGCTGATGAAGCAGATCCGTCATGCTGCCAAGGAGAAAGCCACCATGCAGG TTGAAGCTGTGAACCTGGcacagacaaaaaaaatcactggCAGTGGGATGAGGAAGAAACCTGCAGCCTCCCAAGACGTGGAGATGAAGgaagcagaggctgggccaggacTGGACAGCTGA